One window of the Acinonyx jubatus isolate Ajub_Pintada_27869175 chromosome A2, VMU_Ajub_asm_v1.0, whole genome shotgun sequence genome contains the following:
- the TMEM139 gene encoding transmembrane protein 139 isoform X3 — MVPRQFWGRLEKPLLFLCCASFLLGLALLGIQPDIAPVAYFFLTLGGFFLFACLLACILERGFRSMQTENSGASSNARDNEAFEVPTYEEAVVLESQCRPQELGQPPPYSSVVTPPVLEEGQPGHPEGPERARLERRVGSEGSMTSGNPGRAPISLRLRGPRAVSTAPDLQILGMPPKLEPLTPPPDYDVSFGQPDDVFFENNRTPP, encoded by the exons ATGGTGCCAAGACAGTTTTGGGGGAGACTGGAGAAGCCGCTTCTCTTCCTGTGCTGCGCCTCCTTCCTCCTGGGGCTGGCTTTGCTGGGCATACAGCCAGACATCGCCCCTGTTGCTTATTTCTTTCTCACCTTGGGTGGCTTCTTCTTGTTTGCCTGCCTCCTGGCCTGTATTCTGGAAAGGGGGTTCCGATCAATGCAGACCGAGAATTCGGGGGCCTCAAGCAATGCACG CGACAATGAGGCCTTTGAGGTGCCAACCTATGAAGAGGCTGTGGTGTTGGAATCACAGTGCCGCCCCCAAGAGCTGGGTCAACCACCCCCCTACAGCAGTGTTGTAACCCCTCCAGTACTTGAGGAAGGACAGCCTGGCCATCCAGAGGGGCCCGAAAGAGCTAGACTGGAAAGGCGAGTGGGCTCAGAGGGATCTATGACCTCAGGAAACCCTGGAAGAGCTCCAATCAGCCTTCGGCTTCGGGGACCCCGAGCTGTGTCCACTGCTCCTGATCTGCAGATCTTGGGGATGCCCCCCAAACTGGAGCCTCTTACCCCTCCCCCTGACTATGATGTCAGCTTTGGTCAACCTGatgatgttttctttgaaaacaaccGGACACCCCCCTAA
- the TMEM139 gene encoding transmembrane protein 139 isoform X2 yields MPGTEGLEQKSGWSQWAPPPPPPAWLQPTFCGVVPDSDNEAFEVPTYEEAVVLESQCRPQELGQPPPYSSVVTPPVLEEGQPGHPEGPERARLERRVGSEGSMTSGNPGRAPISLRLRGPRAVSTAPDLQILGMPPKLEPLTPPPDYDVSFGQPDDVFFENNRTPP; encoded by the exons ATGCCAGGAACTGAGGGATTGGAACAGAAAAGTGGGTGGAGCCAGTGGGCTCCACCCCCGCCTCCTCCGGCTTGGCTACAACCTACTTTCTGCGGAGTCGTTCCAGACAG CGACAATGAGGCCTTTGAGGTGCCAACCTATGAAGAGGCTGTGGTGTTGGAATCACAGTGCCGCCCCCAAGAGCTGGGTCAACCACCCCCCTACAGCAGTGTTGTAACCCCTCCAGTACTTGAGGAAGGACAGCCTGGCCATCCAGAGGGGCCCGAAAGAGCTAGACTGGAAAGGCGAGTGGGCTCAGAGGGATCTATGACCTCAGGAAACCCTGGAAGAGCTCCAATCAGCCTTCGGCTTCGGGGACCCCGAGCTGTGTCCACTGCTCCTGATCTGCAGATCTTGGGGATGCCCCCCAAACTGGAGCCTCTTACCCCTCCCCCTGACTATGATGTCAGCTTTGGTCAACCTGatgatgttttctttgaaaacaaccGGACACCCCCCTAA
- the TMEM139 gene encoding transmembrane protein 139 isoform X1 → MVTAESDLAGTPGASLDTIPVCLFAGARGGAMVPRQFWGRLEKPLLFLCCASFLLGLALLGIQPDIAPVAYFFLTLGGFFLFACLLACILERGFRSMQTENSGASSNARDNEAFEVPTYEEAVVLESQCRPQELGQPPPYSSVVTPPVLEEGQPGHPEGPERARLERRVGSEGSMTSGNPGRAPISLRLRGPRAVSTAPDLQILGMPPKLEPLTPPPDYDVSFGQPDDVFFENNRTPP, encoded by the exons ATGGTTACTGCGGAATCTGACCTGGCCGGGACGCCAGGTGCTAGTTTAGACACAATACCTGTGTGTCTTTTTGCAGGAGCCCGGGGAGGGGCCATGGTGCCAAGACAGTTTTGGGGGAGACTGGAGAAGCCGCTTCTCTTCCTGTGCTGCGCCTCCTTCCTCCTGGGGCTGGCTTTGCTGGGCATACAGCCAGACATCGCCCCTGTTGCTTATTTCTTTCTCACCTTGGGTGGCTTCTTCTTGTTTGCCTGCCTCCTGGCCTGTATTCTGGAAAGGGGGTTCCGATCAATGCAGACCGAGAATTCGGGGGCCTCAAGCAATGCACG CGACAATGAGGCCTTTGAGGTGCCAACCTATGAAGAGGCTGTGGTGTTGGAATCACAGTGCCGCCCCCAAGAGCTGGGTCAACCACCCCCCTACAGCAGTGTTGTAACCCCTCCAGTACTTGAGGAAGGACAGCCTGGCCATCCAGAGGGGCCCGAAAGAGCTAGACTGGAAAGGCGAGTGGGCTCAGAGGGATCTATGACCTCAGGAAACCCTGGAAGAGCTCCAATCAGCCTTCGGCTTCGGGGACCCCGAGCTGTGTCCACTGCTCCTGATCTGCAGATCTTGGGGATGCCCCCCAAACTGGAGCCTCTTACCCCTCCCCCTGACTATGATGTCAGCTTTGGTCAACCTGatgatgttttctttgaaaacaaccGGACACCCCCCTAA